Proteins co-encoded in one Pseudarthrobacter chlorophenolicus A6 genomic window:
- a CDS encoding thiamine-binding protein, producing the protein MLLAFSVAPSGTPAEGSSPGDASVHDAVAAAVKIVRDSGLPNKTDSMFTTIEGEWDEVFDVVKRATEAVGRYGSRVSLVIKADIRPGYSGELTAKVDRLEEALTDGS; encoded by the coding sequence ATGCTCCTTGCCTTTTCCGTCGCCCCGTCAGGTACTCCCGCAGAAGGTTCCTCCCCCGGCGACGCCTCCGTGCACGACGCCGTTGCTGCCGCGGTAAAGATCGTCCGCGACTCGGGCCTGCCCAACAAGACGGATTCGATGTTCACCACCATCGAAGGTGAATGGGATGAGGTGTTCGACGTCGTCAAACGGGCCACCGAGGCCGTGGGGCGGTACGGCAGCCGCGTTTCGCTGGTGATCAAGGCCGATATCCGGCCTGGCTATTCGGGCGAACTGACGGCCAAGGTGGACCGGCTCGAAGAGGCGCTGACAGACGGCTCCTGA
- a CDS encoding O-methyltransferase, with amino-acid sequence MFEHKPRPEWIATEEFLSRVVVHPDHALEQAIRSAAEAGMPAIEVAPNAGKLLMLLVQLSGARRILEIGTLAGFSTIWMGRGLPANGTLVTCEFLPKHAEVAWANIDFAGLGQKVEIRLGPALETLAALEEEGREPFDFIFIDADKENNSRYLDWAVRLGRRGATVVLDNTIWEGAVLEPDMDPVNAPGIIDALTLLGEHPRLDATVIQTVGSKGWDGFALARIT; translated from the coding sequence ATGTTCGAGCACAAGCCCCGGCCGGAATGGATTGCCACCGAAGAGTTCCTGTCGCGGGTGGTGGTCCACCCGGACCATGCGCTGGAGCAGGCCATCCGGTCCGCCGCCGAAGCGGGCATGCCGGCCATAGAGGTGGCGCCCAACGCGGGCAAGCTGCTGATGCTCCTGGTGCAGCTCTCCGGTGCGCGGCGGATCCTCGAAATCGGTACGCTTGCCGGCTTCAGCACCATCTGGATGGGCCGCGGGCTGCCTGCCAACGGCACGCTGGTAACCTGCGAGTTCCTCCCCAAACACGCCGAGGTGGCGTGGGCCAACATCGACTTCGCCGGCCTGGGCCAGAAGGTGGAAATCCGGCTGGGCCCGGCGCTGGAAACGCTGGCTGCGCTGGAGGAGGAGGGCCGCGAGCCGTTCGACTTCATCTTCATTGACGCCGATAAGGAGAACAACAGCCGCTACCTTGACTGGGCGGTCCGGCTGGGCAGGCGCGGAGCCACCGTGGTGCTGGACAACACCATCTGGGAAGGGGCTGTCCTGGAACCGGACATGGACCCTGTCAATGCCCCCGGCATCATTGACGCCCTCACCTTGCTGGGGGAACATCCCCGCCTGGATGCCACCGTTATCCAGACGGTGGGCTCCAAGGGCTGGGATGGTTTTGCCCTGGCCCGCATCACCTGA
- a CDS encoding Dps family protein produces the protein MKASPTLASNLQMVLTDLIELHLQGKQAHWNLVGTNFRDLHLQLDEIVTAARLFADEVAERMRALHALPDGRSSTVTADNRLAEFPEGLTSTKDTVKLITARLERTVKTMRDVHDDVDDEDPTSADVLHAIIERLEQLAWMVNAETMAPSAAVTEPASK, from the coding sequence ATGAAGGCATCACCCACCCTTGCCAGCAACCTGCAGATGGTCCTGACGGACCTGATTGAACTGCACCTGCAGGGGAAGCAGGCCCACTGGAACCTCGTGGGCACCAACTTCCGGGACCTGCACCTGCAACTTGATGAAATCGTCACGGCGGCACGGCTGTTCGCCGATGAGGTTGCTGAGCGCATGCGGGCCCTGCACGCCCTGCCCGACGGCCGCAGCAGCACGGTCACAGCGGACAACCGACTGGCTGAATTCCCGGAGGGGCTGACCTCCACGAAAGACACCGTCAAGCTCATCACCGCCCGGCTGGAGCGGACAGTGAAGACCATGCGCGACGTCCACGACGACGTCGACGATGAGGACCCCACCAGCGCGGACGTGCTGCACGCAATCATTGAACGGCTGGAGCAGCTGGCCTGGATGGTCAACGCCGAAACCATGGCGCCCTCCGCCGCGGTGACCGAGCCGGCCAGCAAATAG
- a CDS encoding acyl-CoA dehydrogenase family protein — MLLGSTAEQVERFAPGLAAVGGAAGDVPALLQLAVAAGRSWPLPGEGRTAQLWELLASVAAVDVAAARVFEPHLDAVAILKQASAIDGAGEGSWGVFAAEGPGLRLRATADGTGYVLDGSKPWCSLAGQLDHAVITAHTDDGGRAAFAVDLRHAGVTAEEPEWIARGLREIPSGTVHFDHVPAAAVGGSGWYHSRPGFAWGGMGVAACWLGGAVGVARDFRDGLRKAAESGREPDQLALAALGETDRIIVAALQYLARAAERVDAAGYAAGNAAGSSSGWSEAQRVRGTVAAAVERVLQLVTANRGPAPLAFDAAYAKRVADLALYVRQHHGHRDDAQLGSLTLKGDCPW, encoded by the coding sequence GTGCTTCTCGGTTCCACAGCGGAACAGGTGGAGCGGTTTGCCCCCGGGCTGGCAGCGGTGGGCGGCGCAGCGGGGGATGTGCCGGCGCTGCTTCAGCTCGCCGTCGCGGCAGGACGCTCCTGGCCTTTGCCGGGCGAAGGCCGGACTGCTCAGTTGTGGGAGCTGCTCGCTTCCGTAGCTGCCGTGGACGTCGCCGCCGCCCGGGTCTTTGAACCGCACCTGGACGCAGTGGCAATCCTGAAGCAGGCTTCGGCAATTGACGGCGCCGGCGAAGGCTCCTGGGGTGTCTTCGCAGCCGAAGGCCCGGGGCTCCGCCTTAGGGCTACAGCAGACGGCACCGGATACGTCCTGGACGGGTCGAAGCCCTGGTGTTCGCTGGCCGGGCAGCTTGACCACGCGGTCATCACCGCGCACACGGACGACGGCGGCCGGGCAGCGTTCGCCGTTGACCTCCGCCACGCCGGGGTTACGGCGGAGGAGCCGGAATGGATTGCCCGGGGACTTCGCGAGATCCCCAGCGGCACGGTGCACTTCGACCACGTACCTGCTGCGGCTGTGGGCGGCAGCGGCTGGTACCACAGCCGCCCCGGTTTTGCGTGGGGCGGGATGGGAGTGGCGGCGTGCTGGCTCGGGGGAGCGGTGGGTGTTGCCCGCGACTTCCGGGACGGCCTGCGGAAGGCTGCCGAATCGGGCCGCGAGCCGGACCAGCTGGCGCTCGCTGCCCTTGGCGAGACGGACCGGATCATTGTTGCGGCACTGCAGTACCTGGCCAGGGCCGCCGAGCGGGTGGACGCCGCCGGATACGCCGCCGGAAACGCGGCCGGGAGCAGCAGCGGCTGGAGCGAGGCCCAGCGTGTCCGCGGAACTGTTGCCGCCGCCGTCGAACGCGTCCTCCAGCTGGTGACGGCCAACCGGGGCCCCGCACCACTGGCGTTCGACGCCGCGTACGCCAAACGGGTGGCGGACCTGGCGCTCTATGTGAGGCAGCACCACGGGCACCGGGACGACGCCCAGTTAGGCTCCCTGACCCTGAAGGGTGATTGCCCATGGTGA
- a CDS encoding bifunctional PIG-L family deacetylase/class I SAM-dependent methyltransferase: MVTFSHADLGTAESAWVAAGLSAAPELPLDSGELAALGFVVLAAHPDDETLGAGGLAASLRQLGASVEVLLCTAGEGSHPESATHTPERLAAARLEEFAAALTELGLEGRWRFLGLPDRGLGLHADVIADSVRQAAAKAAGTPAEHRDVVIVAPYRADGHADHDALGAVAADVAAEGGHGLLEYPIWYWHWAGPDHSDWRDWMRFHLDPPARQAKDRAMAAHATQVLPLSPAPGDEALLSEGFLQHFARGYEMFAWTPPRKPAEPSHRSGEATEIFDRVHQRTEDPWNYGSSWYEQRKRALTLAALPEATYAAGLEIGCSIGTLTADLAPRCRSLLAVDASGVAVEQARHRLAAAHHVTVEQAVLPAAWPAGSFDLIVVSEVGYYLARDELAAMWDRVEAAMQPGGTLVLCHWRHPVAGWELDGESVHALARERLGWRQAGMYRERDFLLEVLVAPGPAGTAPA; this comes from the coding sequence ATGGTGACGTTCTCGCACGCGGACCTGGGCACCGCCGAATCCGCCTGGGTGGCGGCCGGATTGTCTGCCGCCCCTGAGCTGCCCCTGGACAGCGGCGAGTTGGCCGCCCTGGGGTTTGTGGTCCTCGCCGCCCACCCCGACGACGAGACCCTGGGCGCGGGAGGGCTGGCAGCGAGCCTGCGGCAGCTGGGGGCGTCCGTTGAGGTGCTGCTCTGCACGGCTGGCGAGGGCTCCCACCCGGAGTCCGCAACCCATACTCCCGAACGCCTCGCCGCGGCCCGTCTGGAAGAGTTCGCGGCAGCCCTCACGGAGTTGGGACTGGAGGGCCGGTGGCGCTTCCTCGGCTTGCCGGACCGCGGACTGGGCCTGCACGCGGACGTCATCGCTGATTCGGTCCGGCAAGCCGCGGCCAAGGCAGCCGGCACCCCGGCGGAACACCGGGACGTGGTGATCGTTGCGCCGTACCGCGCCGACGGCCACGCCGACCACGACGCCCTGGGTGCCGTGGCGGCGGACGTTGCGGCGGAGGGCGGCCACGGCCTACTCGAATATCCCATCTGGTACTGGCACTGGGCCGGCCCGGACCATTCGGACTGGCGGGACTGGATGAGGTTCCACCTGGACCCGCCCGCCCGGCAAGCCAAGGACCGTGCCATGGCCGCGCACGCCACGCAGGTCCTGCCGCTGTCGCCTGCCCCCGGTGACGAAGCGCTGCTCAGCGAGGGCTTCCTGCAGCACTTCGCCAGGGGCTACGAGATGTTTGCCTGGACACCGCCGCGGAAACCGGCGGAACCATCGCATCGCAGCGGCGAGGCCACGGAGATTTTCGACCGCGTGCATCAGCGGACAGAGGACCCCTGGAATTACGGCTCCAGCTGGTACGAACAGCGCAAGCGTGCCCTGACGCTGGCGGCCCTGCCGGAGGCCACCTACGCGGCAGGACTGGAAATCGGCTGCTCCATCGGCACCCTGACGGCGGACCTGGCACCCCGGTGCCGCAGCCTGCTTGCGGTGGATGCCAGCGGGGTGGCCGTGGAACAAGCCAGGCACCGGCTGGCGGCGGCACACCACGTCACCGTGGAACAGGCCGTGCTTCCGGCAGCCTGGCCGGCGGGCTCCTTCGACCTCATCGTGGTGTCCGAGGTGGGCTACTACCTGGCCCGCGATGAGCTTGCCGCCATGTGGGACCGGGTGGAGGCGGCCATGCAGCCCGGCGGGACACTGGTGCTCTGCCACTGGCGCCACCCGGTGGCAGGCTGGGAGCTTGACGGCGAATCCGTCCACGCTCTCGCCAGGGAACGGCTGGGCTGGCGCCAGGCAGGGATGTACAGGGAACGGGATTTCCTCCTGGAGGTCCTCGTGGCTCCCGGGCCGGCCGGGACGGCTCCGGCATGA
- a CDS encoding glycosyltransferase, which yields MTASTGHLVSHLGVVVPAHNEERHLGAALEAVGTAAGVLQGQRPGLGVRVLVVLDACTDLSASVAGRFAAADPRFNVLQADFRSVGRSRREGNRAVLAEAGALGVPEKEIWIANTDADSRVPAHWLTRQLELAEAGADAVLGSVEPDSDGMDTGLLQRWHARHRLQDNHHHVYGANLGVRASAYLAAGGFPATESGEDRSLVRKLRSGGAVIAATDSNRVITSGRLEARAPRGFAGYLLALALDPRGAES from the coding sequence ATGACGGCTTCAACCGGCCACCTTGTCAGCCATCTGGGCGTGGTTGTTCCCGCCCACAACGAAGAGCGGCACCTTGGCGCAGCGCTGGAGGCCGTGGGCACTGCCGCCGGCGTCCTGCAGGGGCAGCGCCCTGGACTGGGCGTCCGCGTGCTGGTGGTCCTGGACGCCTGCACCGACCTGTCGGCGTCAGTGGCTGGCCGGTTCGCTGCGGCAGATCCCCGGTTCAACGTCCTGCAAGCTGATTTCCGCAGCGTGGGGCGGAGCAGGCGGGAAGGGAACCGTGCGGTCCTGGCCGAAGCCGGCGCCCTGGGTGTTCCCGAAAAGGAAATCTGGATTGCCAACACCGACGCCGATTCCCGTGTTCCCGCCCACTGGCTTACCCGGCAACTGGAACTGGCTGAAGCCGGTGCGGACGCTGTGCTTGGCTCCGTGGAGCCCGATTCCGACGGTATGGACACGGGGTTGCTGCAGCGGTGGCACGCCCGGCACCGCCTGCAGGACAACCACCACCACGTCTATGGCGCCAACCTGGGTGTCCGCGCGTCCGCCTACCTCGCAGCCGGCGGATTTCCGGCCACGGAATCCGGTGAGGACCGGAGCCTCGTCAGGAAACTGCGCAGCGGAGGCGCAGTGATCGCCGCTACCGACAGCAACCGCGTCATCACGTCCGGCCGGCTGGAGGCGCGTGCTCCCCGGGGCTTCGCCGGCTACCTCCTGGCCCTTGCCCTTGACCCGCGCGGCGCAGAGAGCTGA
- a CDS encoding YihY/virulence factor BrkB family protein yields MATHDASETSTAKAGQAPDPNDSRKPDSPRELDKPNWKYIAKKTLREFSKDQCPDLAASLTYYAVLSLFPAILALVSLVGLFGDPQKTTDALLQIVSGFVPGETMDTIGGVVKDLANAPAAGFTLVIGLGTALWSASGYVGAFGRALNRVYEVDEGRPFVKLRGTMLAVTLLAIVIIAILAGMLVLSGPVAEAVGGFIGLSGVFLAVWNIAKWPVMVVLIIVIIAVLYYATPNVKQPKFKWMSMGSGIALVVFLLASLGFGFYVGNFGNYNKTYGALGGVIVMLLWLWILNMSLLFGAEFDAETERGRQLQAGIKAEETIQLPPRDTKKSEKLQAQEEEDIRHGRELREKYAAENGGSGDSQATDAGENAPSEPHRERVRDKVRDRAAHGTPEDDDRGHQRH; encoded by the coding sequence ATGGCAACTCATGACGCATCCGAAACCAGTACCGCGAAGGCTGGTCAGGCACCGGATCCGAACGACTCCAGGAAACCTGACAGCCCCAGGGAGCTGGACAAGCCGAACTGGAAGTACATCGCCAAGAAGACACTGCGCGAGTTCAGCAAGGACCAGTGCCCCGATCTCGCCGCTTCGCTGACCTATTACGCCGTCCTGTCATTGTTCCCGGCAATCCTGGCTCTGGTGTCCCTGGTCGGGCTGTTCGGGGATCCGCAGAAGACCACCGATGCGCTCCTGCAGATCGTCAGCGGATTTGTCCCGGGCGAGACTATGGACACCATCGGCGGGGTTGTGAAGGACCTGGCCAACGCACCGGCGGCGGGATTCACCCTGGTAATCGGCCTTGGCACCGCGCTGTGGTCGGCATCAGGGTATGTGGGTGCGTTCGGCCGTGCCCTTAACCGCGTGTATGAGGTGGACGAGGGGCGTCCCTTCGTTAAGCTGCGCGGCACCATGCTGGCCGTCACGCTGCTCGCCATCGTCATCATCGCCATCCTGGCCGGCATGCTGGTCCTGAGCGGCCCCGTGGCGGAAGCCGTGGGGGGCTTCATTGGACTCAGTGGGGTCTTCCTCGCGGTGTGGAACATCGCCAAGTGGCCCGTGATGGTGGTGCTCATCATTGTCATCATCGCCGTTCTCTACTACGCAACACCCAACGTCAAGCAGCCTAAGTTCAAGTGGATGAGCATGGGGTCCGGCATCGCCCTGGTGGTTTTCCTGTTGGCTTCCCTCGGATTTGGCTTCTATGTGGGCAACTTCGGCAACTACAACAAGACCTACGGCGCCCTGGGCGGCGTGATCGTCATGCTGCTGTGGCTTTGGATCCTCAACATGTCGCTGCTCTTCGGTGCCGAGTTCGACGCCGAGACGGAACGCGGCCGCCAGCTCCAGGCCGGCATCAAGGCCGAGGAAACCATCCAGCTGCCCCCGCGCGACACGAAAAAGAGTGAGAAGCTGCAGGCGCAGGAAGAGGAAGACATCAGGCACGGCCGCGAACTGCGTGAGAAGTATGCCGCCGAAAACGGGGGCAGCGGCGACTCCCAGGCCACGGACGCCGGGGAAAACGCGCCCTCCGAACCGCACCGGGAACGGGTCCGGGACAAGGTCCGCGACCGTGCCGCGCACGGCACGCCGGAAGACGATGACAGGGGACACCAAAGGCACTAG
- a CDS encoding DUF3618 domain-containing protein, translated as MSENPDAIRADIEATRARLGTNVDAVADKVTPSNIVHRQTDKVKDAVSGVKEKIMGAADHTTTRVQDTLHHGAQSSAGHTTNALHSTGESLHDAKDNVASTLSDAGHTVAATPDRVKAKTQGNPLAAGLIAFGAGMLISSLIPASDKERQAADQLKTAAEPLTTELTDAAKGMVQDLKEPAQHAMDNVKTTATDGIEHVKTDSQDAATDVKDRATTAKDTIQNT; from the coding sequence ATGAGCGAGAACCCCGACGCAATCCGAGCAGACATCGAAGCCACCCGCGCACGCCTCGGCACCAACGTCGACGCCGTCGCCGACAAAGTCACCCCCTCGAACATCGTCCACCGCCAAACCGACAAGGTCAAAGACGCGGTATCAGGGGTAAAGGAGAAAATCATGGGAGCAGCAGACCACACCACCACCCGAGTGCAGGACACGTTGCACCACGGTGCACAAAGCAGTGCCGGACACACCACCAACGCCCTGCACAGCACCGGCGAAAGCCTCCACGACGCCAAAGACAACGTCGCCTCCACCCTCTCCGACGCCGGCCACACCGTCGCCGCCACACCGGACCGGGTCAAAGCCAAAACCCAGGGCAACCCCCTCGCCGCCGGCCTCATCGCCTTCGGCGCAGGCATGCTGATCTCCTCCCTGATCCCCGCCAGCGACAAAGAACGCCAAGCAGCAGACCAGCTCAAAACCGCCGCCGAACCCCTCACCACCGAACTCACCGACGCCGCCAAAGGCATGGTCCAGGACCTCAAAGAACCAGCCCAACACGCCATGGACAACGTCAAAACCACCGCCACCGACGGCATCGAACACGTCAAAACCGACAGCCAAGACGCCGCCACCGACGTCAAAGACCGCGCCACCACCGCCAAAGACACCATCCAAAACACCTAG
- a CDS encoding phage holin family protein: MSSQIPESPNVAHQKADNASLGDLLGDVTRDLSTLMRQEVELAKAELKQSATRAGKGGGMLAGAGVAGHFVLIFLSLALMFALGAFMPLGWAAVIVAVIWAITAAILASIGRKNLKEIKGLPQTGETLAEIPPTLKPGEVNR, translated from the coding sequence ATGAGTAGCCAGATTCCTGAGTCGCCGAACGTGGCGCATCAGAAGGCGGACAACGCCTCCCTGGGGGATCTCCTTGGTGATGTCACCCGGGACTTGTCCACCCTGATGCGCCAGGAAGTCGAGCTCGCCAAAGCCGAACTCAAACAATCCGCCACCCGCGCCGGCAAAGGCGGCGGCATGCTCGCCGGCGCCGGCGTCGCAGGCCACTTCGTCCTGATCTTCCTGTCCCTGGCCCTGATGTTTGCCCTCGGCGCCTTCATGCCCCTGGGCTGGGCCGCCGTGATCGTCGCCGTCATCTGGGCCATCACCGCCGCCATCCTGGCCAGCATCGGCCGCAAGAACCTCAAAGAAATCAAGGGCCTGCCCCAAACCGGCGAAACCCTCGCCGAAATCCCCCCGACCCTCAAACCAGGTGAGGTAAACCGATGA
- a CDS encoding NAD-dependent epimerase/dehydratase family protein, producing the protein MRIVITGASGNAGTALLRNLQGQLTRKPGSLQLAGISRRLPDTSQAPYAGVDWHTLDVGLEQHRQKLAAALEGADAVVHLAWQIQPNRDLEQLYRTNVVGTRHVLDAARAAGVKQVVCASSVGAYSRSSKDGRRDESWPVEGMQGSHYSRHKAEQEALLDRFAESEPGIAVARLRPGLIFQGDAGSEIGRYFLGPVIPRLLPGRLRIPLLPAPDNLVFQAVHADDVAEAYWRVVDQRASGAFNIAAEPVLDPQELGRILGARRILPVPMWLLHRAAGLAWRLRLQPTDSGWVEMAAGAPVMDTRRAQRILGWEAKTSAADAVREVLDGMGTGKGVAPSPVLEPRSDP; encoded by the coding sequence ATGCGGATTGTCATCACCGGGGCGAGCGGAAACGCCGGCACGGCCCTCCTGCGGAACCTGCAGGGCCAGCTCACCAGGAAACCGGGAAGCCTCCAGCTCGCCGGAATCAGCCGCCGCCTGCCGGATACCAGCCAGGCCCCGTACGCAGGGGTGGACTGGCACACCCTCGATGTGGGGCTGGAGCAGCACCGCCAAAAGCTGGCAGCAGCGCTGGAAGGAGCTGACGCCGTCGTCCATCTGGCGTGGCAGATCCAGCCCAACCGGGACCTGGAGCAGCTGTACCGGACGAACGTCGTCGGGACCAGGCATGTACTGGACGCCGCCCGGGCCGCGGGGGTCAAGCAGGTGGTCTGCGCTTCCTCGGTGGGCGCCTACAGCAGGTCGTCCAAGGACGGGCGCCGGGATGAATCCTGGCCCGTTGAGGGAATGCAGGGCTCCCATTACAGCCGGCACAAGGCTGAGCAGGAAGCGCTGCTGGACCGGTTCGCAGAGTCCGAGCCCGGCATTGCCGTGGCCAGGCTCCGCCCGGGCCTGATCTTCCAGGGCGACGCCGGCAGCGAAATTGGCCGCTACTTCCTGGGGCCGGTCATTCCACGGCTGCTGCCCGGCAGGCTGCGGATCCCGCTGCTGCCTGCGCCGGACAACCTGGTGTTTCAGGCGGTGCATGCCGACGACGTGGCCGAGGCCTATTGGCGCGTGGTGGACCAGAGGGCCAGCGGCGCCTTCAACATTGCGGCCGAACCGGTCCTCGATCCCCAGGAGCTGGGCCGGATCCTGGGCGCCAGGAGAATCCTCCCCGTGCCCATGTGGCTGCTTCACCGGGCCGCCGGGCTGGCGTGGCGGCTGCGGCTTCAACCCACCGATTCGGGATGGGTGGAGATGGCCGCCGGAGCACCCGTGATGGATACCCGGCGGGCGCAGCGGATTTTGGGGTGGGAGGCAAAGACTTCAGCGGCGGATGCAGTCCGGGAAGTGTTGGACGGCATGGGAACGGGGAAGGGAGTAGCGCCCTCCCCCGTGCTGGAACCGCGAAGCGACCCGTAG
- a CDS encoding sigma-70 family RNA polymerase sigma factor: MPESFSPAAVDSPYIHEVQSTPIQKTASPHDSQARSGQLRETFENDLVLGYLDLAEALAARFEARGRERADLNQVAYLGLVKAARGFDRSKGESFPAYAAPTITGELKRYLRDRTWVVRPPRNIQDLRTRLFRAEPELTQALGRSPSVEELAGELETDPAAVQEAMSASSSMHPDSLDAVNPNSDAPSIGDMLACPDTPLERLEELACLRDAMHDLAPADRELLYRRYFCEETQVQLGKRLGMSQMQVSRRLARVLVELQHRLENSSRLDEPSGGCPGTPASLGRAQAQRARHSQPERARRRGFGRPSTP; the protein is encoded by the coding sequence ATGCCAGAATCCTTCTCTCCAGCAGCCGTGGACTCACCATACATCCATGAGGTTCAGTCGACGCCGATTCAAAAAACCGCCTCACCCCACGATTCCCAGGCCAGGTCCGGGCAATTGCGGGAGACATTCGAAAACGACCTGGTGCTGGGCTACCTGGACCTCGCCGAAGCACTGGCCGCGCGTTTCGAAGCCCGCGGCCGCGAACGGGCGGACTTGAACCAGGTGGCCTACCTGGGACTGGTCAAGGCCGCCCGCGGTTTCGACAGGTCCAAGGGCGAGAGCTTTCCTGCCTACGCCGCCCCCACCATCACCGGGGAACTGAAGAGGTACCTCCGCGACAGGACCTGGGTGGTCCGCCCGCCGCGGAACATCCAGGATCTGCGCACCCGGTTGTTCAGGGCCGAGCCGGAACTGACCCAGGCGCTGGGCAGGAGCCCCAGCGTGGAAGAGCTCGCCGGTGAACTGGAAACAGACCCGGCGGCAGTGCAGGAAGCCATGTCGGCATCCAGCAGCATGCACCCGGACTCCCTGGATGCGGTCAACCCCAACTCGGATGCGCCCTCCATAGGTGACATGCTCGCCTGCCCGGACACGCCCCTGGAACGGCTGGAGGAACTGGCCTGCCTGCGCGACGCCATGCATGACCTGGCCCCGGCGGACAGGGAACTGCTCTACCGCCGCTACTTCTGCGAGGAAACCCAGGTGCAACTGGGTAAGCGGCTGGGAATGTCGCAAATGCAGGTCTCACGCCGGCTGGCCCGGGTACTGGTGGAACTCCAGCACCGCCTCGAAAACAGCTCCCGGCTCGACGAACCATCCGGCGGGTGCCCCGGCACCCCGGCTTCCTTGGGGCGGGCGCAGGCCCAACGGGCACGGCACTCGCAGCCGGAACGTGCCCGGCGCCGCGGCTTCGGCCGCCCGTCGACGCCCTGA
- a CDS encoding D-glycero-alpha-D-manno-heptose-1,7-bisphosphate 7-phosphatase: MVSPATAKIRAVLFDRDGTLVVDVPYNGNPALVRPVPGAREVLDALRARGIATGVVSNQSGIARGLISEDDVASVNARVEELLGPFDVWEVCPHSDQDNCSCRKPAPGMVHSACRKLGIDESEAVLIGDIGADVLAAEAAGATGVLVPTPVTRAEEVAAARLVARDLAGAVGLLREAP, from the coding sequence ATGGTAAGCCCCGCAACTGCCAAGATCCGCGCCGTCCTGTTCGACCGGGACGGCACCCTGGTGGTCGATGTTCCCTACAACGGGAACCCGGCCCTGGTACGGCCAGTGCCCGGTGCAAGGGAGGTGCTGGACGCCCTCCGTGCCCGCGGCATCGCCACGGGCGTGGTCAGCAACCAGTCCGGCATTGCCCGTGGACTCATCAGCGAGGACGACGTTGCCAGCGTCAATGCCAGGGTGGAAGAACTCCTGGGCCCCTTCGACGTGTGGGAAGTCTGCCCGCACTCGGACCAGGACAACTGCTCCTGCCGCAAACCGGCACCGGGAATGGTCCACAGCGCCTGCAGGAAGCTGGGCATCGACGAATCAGAGGCTGTCCTGATCGGCGACATCGGCGCCGACGTCCTGGCCGCCGAGGCGGCCGGGGCCACCGGCGTCCTGGTTCCCACCCCGGTGACCAGGGCCGAGGAAGTGGCCGCCGCCCGGCTGGTGGCCCGCGA